From Cellulomonas fimi ATCC 484, a single genomic window includes:
- a CDS encoding DUF6325 family protein, with protein sequence MATGLAEITVAGALPVPWRPWLRARGVRAMRRQTVLQGSVPDGAALPTLLEQAHDLGLGVSVLWQESRRDTSGGVAVRLVVDGGVGDVLLSMLDQLRDGDRVPCTTLAVRTGAVDDVARWLTEHGRVVLGTVHPLPPEAGDARAPAGAQGGVAVDPPHGWGTGDEHGPDEEADVEADVDVTEELGPIDYLVVEFPQNKLDGTAFPLLVDLVDRGIIRVLDLAFVEKDADGQVHAIELHEAASGEVDLSFFEGASSGLLGDDDIAEAAQALENGSAAGILVFENRWAAPFAAALRRGGGQLVASGRIPVQAILAALDDLDAA encoded by the coding sequence ATGGCTACGGGGCTCGCGGAGATCACGGTGGCCGGGGCGCTCCCGGTGCCGTGGCGGCCCTGGCTGCGGGCGCGCGGCGTGCGCGCGATGCGCCGGCAGACCGTCCTGCAGGGCTCGGTGCCCGACGGCGCCGCGCTGCCCACGCTGCTGGAGCAGGCGCACGACCTCGGGCTCGGGGTGTCGGTGCTGTGGCAGGAGAGCCGCCGCGACACCTCCGGCGGCGTCGCGGTGCGGCTCGTCGTGGACGGCGGCGTCGGGGACGTCCTGCTGTCGATGCTCGACCAGCTCCGCGACGGCGACCGTGTCCCGTGCACGACGCTGGCCGTGCGCACCGGTGCCGTCGACGACGTCGCGCGCTGGCTGACCGAGCACGGCCGCGTCGTGCTCGGCACCGTGCACCCCCTACCACCCGAGGCGGGTGATGCCCGCGCACCGGCGGGCGCGCAGGGTGGCGTCGCGGTGGACCCGCCGCACGGGTGGGGCACCGGTGACGAGCACGGCCCGGACGAGGAGGCGGACGTGGAGGCTGACGTGGACGTGACCGAGGAGCTCGGGCCGATCGACTACCTGGTCGTCGAGTTCCCGCAGAACAAGCTGGACGGCACGGCGTTCCCGCTGCTCGTCGACCTGGTCGACCGCGGGATCATCCGCGTGCTCGACCTGGCGTTCGTCGAGAAGGACGCCGACGGCCAGGTGCACGCGATCGAGCTGCACGAGGCGGCGTCGGGCGAGGTCGACCTCTCGTTCTTCGAGGGGGCGTCGTCGGGGCTGCTCGGCGACGACGACATCGCGGAGGCGGCGCAGGCGCTGGAGAACGGCTCCGCGGCCGGGATCCTCGTCTTCGAGAACCGCTGGGCCGCACCGTTCGCGGCGGCGCTGCGACGCGGCGGCGGTCAGCTGGTGGCGAGCGGGCGGATCCCCGTGCAGGCGATCCTCGCGGCGCTCGACGACCTGGACGCTGCCTGA
- a CDS encoding SHOCT domain-containing protein produces the protein MPGLIRGVARTAVVAGTASAVSGRVHHRQQQRWADQAGPGYEPAPQEAYAAPVAYAPPPPPPPAAAAPSPDMDAKIAQLKQLAELRDQGVLSPAEFEVQKAKLLGF, from the coding sequence ATGCCTGGACTGATCCGCGGGGTGGCCCGCACGGCGGTGGTCGCCGGGACCGCGAGCGCGGTGTCCGGCCGGGTGCACCACCGGCAGCAGCAGAGGTGGGCGGACCAGGCGGGGCCCGGGTACGAGCCGGCGCCGCAGGAGGCGTACGCGGCTCCCGTCGCCTACGCCCCGCCGCCTCCCCCGCCTCCGGCCGCCGCTGCGCCGTCGCCCGACATGGACGCCAAGATCGCGCAGCTCAAGCAGCTCGCGGAGCTCCGCGACCAGGGGGTGCTGTCCCCCGCGGAGTTCGAGGTGCAGAAGGCGAAGCTGCTGGGCTTCTGA